From Ammospiza caudacuta isolate bAmmCau1 chromosome 15, bAmmCau1.pri, whole genome shotgun sequence, a single genomic window includes:
- the AAR2 gene encoding protein AAR2 homolog, producing MAALRSDPELARQLFFEGATVVVLDVPEGTEFGIDYSAWAVGPRFRGVKMVPPGLHFVHCSAAGGGGRDAGPRSGRFLSLRRREVRVLRWDPAGEAVRPEPPEQGEALRDGLRELDPFLGPYPYETLKKWVSLSNFISEAAAEELQPESGQICAFAEVLPEAAGRHTRDRAGQRRPPLGAECRSYAEGLARLPRMRPRAGTQIRFSELPRQAFPDGASPEEITRHSMDLSYALQRVMEQRYPGQPLGLLAELQFAFICFLIGNVYDAFEHWKRLLNILCRSEEAMGKYQDLYINLISVLYHQLNEIPADFFVDIVSQDNFLTSTLQVMFSCTCSSAVDEALRTKAEKFKAHLTKKFRWDFEAEPEDCAPVVVELPEGVQVD from the exons ATGGCGGCGCTGCGCTCGGACCCGGAGCTCGCCCGGCAGCTCTTCTTCGAGGGCGCGACCGTGGTGGTGCTGGACGTGCCTGAGGGCACCGAGTTCGGCATCGACTACAGCGCGTGGGCCGTGGGGCCGCGGTTCCGCGGCGTGAAGATGGTGCCGCCGGGGCTGCACTTCGTGCACTGCAGcgcggccggcggcggcgggcgggacGCGGGGCCGCGCTCCGGCCGCTTCCTCAGCCTGCGGCGCCGCGAGGTGCGGGTGCTGCGCTGGGACCCCGCGGGCGAGGCCGTGCGGCCCGAGCCGCCCGAGCAGGGCGAGGCGCTGCGGGACGGCCTGCGGGAGCTGGACCCCTTCCTGGGGCCCTACCCCTACGAGACGCTGAAGAAGTGGGTGTCGCTGAGCAACTTCATCAGCGAGGCGGCGGCCGAGGAGCTGCAGCCCGAGAGCGGCCAGATCTGCGCCTTCGCCGAGGTGCTGCCCGAGGCGGCGGGGCGGCACACGCGGGACCgcgccgggcagcgccggccgCCGCTGGGCGCCGAGTGCCGCAGCTACGCCGAGGGCCTGGCCCGGCTGCCCCGCATGCGGCCGCGGGCCGGCACCCAGATCCGCTTCTCCGAGCTGCCCCGGCAGGCCTTCCCCGACGGGGCCAGCCCCGAGGAGATCACCCGGCACAGCATGGACCTGAGCTACGCCCTGCAGCGGGTGATGGAGCAGCGCTACCCCGGCCAGCCCCTGGGCCTGCTCG CTGAGTTGCAGTTTGCCTTCATCTGTTTCCTGATTGGGAATGTGTATGATGCCTTtgagcactggaagaggctcctGAACATCCTGTGCCGCTCAGAGGAGGCCATGGGCAAGTACCAGGACCTTTACATCAACCTCATTTCCGTGCTCTATCACCAGCTCAACGAGATCCCAGCAGATTTTTTTGTGGACATTGTCTCCCAGGACAACTTTTTAACCAGCACCTTGCAG GTGATGTtctcctgcacctgcagctctgctgtggatGAGGCTCTGAGGACCAAGGCTGAGAAGTTCAAGGCTCACCTGACAAAGAAATTCAGATGGGACTTTGAGGCAGAGCCTGAGGACTGTGCCCCTGTGGTGGTGGAGCTGCCTGAGGGTGTGCAGGTGGACTGA